From a single Brassica napus cultivar Da-Ae chromosome C9, Da-Ae, whole genome shotgun sequence genomic region:
- the LOC106413247 gene encoding lysine histidine transporter 1, giving the protein METQAPAEDSYDKLVEEKRAREKEIDAWLPITSSRNAKWWYSAFHNVTAMVGAGVLSLPYAMAQLGWGPGVVILILSWIITLYTLWQMVEMHEMVPGKRFDRYHELGQHAFGEKLGLYIVVPQQLIVEVGVCIVYMVTGGKSLKKFHDLVCKDCKSIKLTYFIMIFASVHFVLSHLPNFNSISGVSLAAAVMSLSYSTIAWSASAAKGVKENVEYGYKAKSTAGTVFNFFSALGEVAFAYAGHNVVLEIQATIPSTPEKPSKGPMWKGVVVAYIVVALCYFPVALVGYWMFGNSVEDNILETLEKPAWLIATANMFVVIHVIGSYQIYAMPVFDMMETVLVKKMNFRPSWYLRFVVRNFYVAATMFVGMTFPFFGGLLAFFGGFAFAPTTYFLPCVMWLAIYKPRRYSLSWWTNWICIVFGVCLMVLSPIGGLRTIIIQAKDYKFYS; this is encoded by the exons ATGGAAACTCAAGCTCCTGCTGAAGATTCATACGACAAACTT GTGGAAGAGAAAAGAGCAAGAGAGAAAGAAATCGACGCTTGGCTTCCGATAACATCATCAAGAAATGCAAAGTGGTGGTACTCTGCGTTTCACAATGTCACCGCTATGGTTGGAGCCGGTGTTCTTAGCCTCCCTTATGCCATGGCTCAGCTTGGctg GGGACCGGGTGTGGTGATTCTAATTTTATCATGGATCATAACACTATACACACTATGGCAAATGGTGGAGATGCACGAGATGGTTCCAGGAAAACGTTTTGACCGTTACCACGAGCTTGGACAACACGCGTTTGGAGAGAAGCTTGGACTCTACATAGTCGTTCCGCAACAGCTGATCGTGGAAGTCGGCGTTTGCATCGTTTATATGGTCACAGGAGGAAAGTCTTTGAAGAAGTTTCATGATCTCGTCTGCAAGGATTGTAAATCGATTAAACTCACTTACTTCATCATGATCTTCGCATCCGTACACTTTGTCCTGTCTCATCTTCCTAACTTCAACTCTATCTCTGGAGTCTCTCTTGCTGCCGCCGTGATGTCTCTCAG CTACTCCACAATCGCATGGTCAGCCTCGGCCGCTAAAGGCGTTAAAGAAAACGTTGAATACGGTTACAAAGCAAAATCCACAGCAGGAACGGTATTCAACTTCTTCAGCGCGTTAGGAGAAGTAGCGTTTGCTTACGCAGGACACAACGTTGTCCTAGAGATCCAAGCCACGATCCCATCAACGCCTGAAAAGCCCTCGAAAGGACCGATGTGGAAAGGTGTCGTGGTTGCTTACATTGTCGTTGCGCTTTGTTACTTCCCCGTAGCACTTGTTGGTTACTGGATGTTCGGTAACTCTGTCGAGGACAACATTCTTGAAACACTCGAGAAACCGGCTTGGTTAATCGCAACTGCAAACATGTTCGTTGTGATACATGTCATTGGTAGCTACCAG ATATATGCAATGCCGGTTTTTGATATGATGGAGACTGTATTGGTTAAGAAGATGAATTTCAGACCGAGTTGGTATCTTCGGTTCGTTGTCCGTAATTTCTACGTTG CCGCAACAATGTTTGTTGGTATGACGTTTCCGTTTTTTGGCGGCCTGTTGGCGTTTTTTGGTGGATTTGCGTTTGCTCCGACAACATATTTC CTTCCTTGCGTAATGTGGCTTGCCATATACAAACCAAGGAGATACAGCTTGTCTTGGTGGACCAACTGG ataTGCATTGTATTTGGCGTTTGCTTGATGGTTCTATCGCCAATTGGAGGGCTAAGGACGATCATTATCCAAGCTAAGGACTACAAGTTCTACTCGTAA
- the LOC106412405 gene encoding F-box protein At3g27290, with product MEISCGALGDVDRLREDDLFKTVSFSGYQTIVSWAWDGGDSSNGLFSDLLSFGEEINALAASLPEDPFSMNIRSTLNSLGEEAATLPNDPFCMTLKDHKVSVLGGGGGEEPHSAFDLVLPYLEMRDAFAVESVCRSLRDSVRKESCLWTTVDLSDDSLLKYRVTDDSLLKLTRRAQGRLRCLNLGGCVGITDDGLMQVLASNPRLSKLSVSGCHRLSTVGLLSTLRDLRSSNQLGVKSLVTGGALYFTREQFNELNLLLGADGEAGSKSRRRRLYTSCRSDFSLDDDRGTDLEICPWCEKPSLVFDCASETCPLKDHPCPKQSCRACVVCIERCHDCGSCLNDCEHKPFCFAFSCVICYKKRSNQLQELL from the exons ATGGAGATCAGCTGCGGAGCTCTTGGTGACGTGGATCGATTACGGGAAGACGATCTCTTCAAAACGGTGTCGTTTTCAGGGTACCAGACGATTGTAAGCTGGGCTTGGGATGGTGGTGATAGCAGCAACGGTTTGTTCAGTGATCTGTTGAGCTTCGGCGAAGAGATCAACGCGCTTGCTGCTAGCTTGCCTGAGGATCCCTTCTCTATGAATATTAGATCCACTTTGAACTCCTTGGGTGAAGAAGCAGCCACATTGCCTAACGATCCCTTTTGTATGACCTTGAAGGATCATAAAGTATCGGttcttggtggtggtggtggtgaggaGCCTCACTCCGCGTTTGATCTAGTCCTTCCGTATCTAGAGATGAGAGACGCTTTTGCGGTTGAGTCAGTTTGCAGGTCGTTGCGTGATTCGGTTAGAAAAGAGTCTTGTCTCTGGACAACAGTCGACCTCAGTGACGACTCCCTTCTCAAGTACAGAGTAACTGATGATTCCCTTCTGAAGCTAACGCGCCGCGCTCAAGGTCGTCTCCGGTGTTTGAATCTGGGAGGTTGTGTTGGTATCACAGATGATGGTTTGATGCAAGTGCTAGCAAGCAATCCGCGTCTCTCAAag CTGAGTGTGTCAGGTTGTCATAGGCTAAGCACAGTAGGATTGTTATCCACTTTAAGGGACTTGAGATCCTCAAACCAACTTGGAGTCAAAAGCCTTGTCACTGGTGGTGCATTATATTTCACAAGGGAGCAATTTAATGAGCTGAACTTATTACTCGGAGCAGATGGTGAAGCGGGTTCAAAATCGAGGAGGCGGAGATTGTATACATCATGTAGATCAGACTTCTCTTTAGATGACGATCGAGGTACTGACCTAGAGATATGCCCCTGGTGTGAGAAACCAAGTCTGGTATTTGATTGTGCGTCAGAGACATGTCCGCTGAAGGACCATCCTTGTCCTAAACAGTCGTGCAGAGCTTGCGTAGTCTGCATTGAACGTTGCCACGACTGTGGGAGTTGCTTAAATGATTGTGAACACAAGCCGTTCTGTTTTGCATTCAGCTGCGTGATCTGCTATAAGAAGAGGTCTAACCAGTTACAAGAGTTGCTTTGA
- the LOC106416084 gene encoding cytochrome c1 1, heme protein, mitochondrial, giving the protein MVGGGVIQQILRRKLHSPSLATPVRSWFSSKTAHVDTGSSGVRAFALLGAGVTGLLSFSTVASADEAEHGLACPDYPWPHDGILSSYDHASIRRGHQVYQQVCASCHSMSLISYRDLVGVAYTEEEAKAMAAEIEVVDGPNDEGEMFTRPGKLSDRLPQPYANESAARFANGGAYPPDLSLITKARHNGQNYVFALLTGYRDPPAGISIREGLHYNPYFPGGAIAMPKMLNDEAVEYEDGVPATEAQMGKDVVSFLSWAAEPEMEERKLMGFKWIFLLSLALLQAAYYRRLKWSVLKSRKLVLDVVN; this is encoded by the exons ATGGTTGGAGGAGGAGTTATCCAGCAGATTCTCAGGAGGAAGCTTCACTCTCCATCACTC GCTACTCCTGTCCGGTCGTGGTTTTCTTCGAAGACTGCTCATGTTGATACTGGGTCTTCTGGTGTGAGAGCATTTGCGCTCTTGGGTGCTGGCGTCACTGGGCTGTTGAGTTTTTCGACAGTTGCATCTGCTGATGAGGCCGAACACGGGTTGGCTTGTCCAGACTACCCTTGGCCTCATGATGGCATTCTCAGCTCATATGACCACGCGTC GATCCGTCGTGGGCATCAAGTTTATCAGCAAGTCTGCGCATCTTGCCATTCAATGTCTCTGATCTCATACCGAGATTTGGTGGGTGTGGCCTACACTGAGGAAGAGGCAAAGGCAATGGCTGCTGAAATCGAGGTGGTTGATGGACCTAATGATGAGGGTGAGATGTTCACCCGTCCTGGTAAACTCAGTGACCGCTTGCCTCAACCATATGCCAATGAGTCAGCTGCAAGGTTTGCTAATGGTGGAGCGTATCCTCCTGATCTCAGTCTTATCACTAAG GCGCGTCACAACGGTCAAAACTACGTCTTTGCTCTCCTGACGGGTTACCGTGATCCTCCTGCTGGCATTTCA ATTAGAGAGGGGTTGCACTACAATCCTTACTTCCCAGGGGGAGCAATTGCTATGCCGAAGATGCTCAATGATGAAGCTGTTGAGTATGAAGATGGTGTCCCCGCCACAGAGGCACAG ATGGGTAAAGATGTTGTGTCATTCTTGTCCTGGGCAGCTGAGCCAGAAATGGAAGAGAGGAAGTTG ATGGGTTTCAAATGGATATTCCTACTATCTCTCGCTCTGCTCCAAGCAGCGTACTACAGGCGACTGAAATGGTCGGTTCTCAAGTCCCGCAAGCTGGTTCTCGACGTGGTGAACTAA
- the LOC106397294 gene encoding prohibitin-4, mitochondrial, with product MGSQAAVSFLTNIAKAAFGLGTAATVLSSSLYTVDGGERAVLFDRFRGVLDQTVGEGTHFLIPILQRPHVFDIRTKPHTFSSVSGTKDLQMVNLTLRVLSRPEVSRLPTIFQTLGLEYDEKVLPSIGNEVLKAVVAQFNADQLLTERPQVSALVRDSLIKRARDFNIELDDVAITHLSYGMEFSRAVEAKQVAQQEAERSKFVVMKADQERRAAVIRAEGESEAAQLISDATAKAGMGLIELRRIEASREVAATLARSPNVAYLPGGQSMLFNLNAGR from the exons ATGGGAAGCCAAGCAGCGGTTTCGTTCCTCACGAACATTGCCAAGGCGGCGTTTGGTCTCGGCACGGCGGCGACGGTACTGTCCTCGTCGCTCTACACGGTCGACGGCGGCGAGAGAGCGGTGCTGTTCGATCGTTTCAGGGGAGTGTTGGATCAGACTGTTGGAGAAGGGACTCACTTCCTGATCCCGATTCTCCAGAGGCCTCACGTCTTCGACATCCGCACTAAGCCTCACACATTCTCCTCCGTTTCTGGAACTAAGGATCTCCAGATGGTTAATCTCACCCTCCGCGTTCTCTCTCGCCCCGAG GTTTCGCGTCTCCCTACGATATTCCAAACATTGGGTCTGGAGTATGACGAGAAGGTTCTTCCCTCGATTGGAAACGAGGTCTTGAAGGCTGTCGTCGCTCAGTTCAACGCTGATCAGCTCCTCACGGAGCGTCCCCAAGTGTCAGCACTCGTGCGTGACTCTCTCATCAAGCGCGCCAGGGACTTCAACATCGAGCTAGACGATGTGGCTATTACCCATTTGTCGTACGGTATGGAGTTCTCGAGGGCAGTGGAGGCGAAGCAGGTGGCTCAGCAGGAAGCGGAGAGGTCTAAGTTCGTGGTGATGAAGGCTGATCAGGAGAGGAGAGCAGCGGTTATTAGAGCTGAAGGTGAGAGTGAAGCTGCTCAGTTGATATCTGATGCAACCGCTAAAGCTGGAATGGGATTGATTGAGCTCAGGAGGATTGAGGCTTCGAGGGAGGTTGCGGCTACACTGGCTAGGTCTCCAAACGTGGCTTACTTGCCCGGTGGACAGAGCATGCTCTTTAACCTGAACGCTGGTCGTTGA